One Luteibacter aegosomaticola genomic window carries:
- the pmbA gene encoding metalloprotease PmbA, which yields MSLVSTLDTSHQDLDRLASLAEDTIRRARAAGASQAEVSASVDVGLNVNVRLGEVETVEHTRDRGFSLTVFFGQRKGSASTADLNPDSIQATIDQACAIARFTEEDPAAGLADADRMATSFPDLDLWHPWDIDVESAIRLGCDVENAGRDLDGITNSDGASVNAGQSLSVYANSHGFLGRERGTRHSLSVALIAGDDEGMQRDYWYDSVRDASQFMDAAALGRKAAERTLSRLDARRLSTRQAPVLFAPEISRSLIGHLLGAVSGGSLYRRSSFLLDHVGKQVLPSWMRIDEKPLIPGGFGSSVFDAEGVATLDSPLIVDGVLSRYILGSYSARKLGLSSTGNAGGVHNLVVANSGEDFQGMLKKLGTGLLVTEVMGQGVSIITGDYSRGASGFWVENGEIAYPVEEITIAANLRDMYANLVAVGADVDRRSHILTGSWLIENMTIAGE from the coding sequence GTGAGCCTAGTTTCCACCCTCGACACCAGCCACCAGGACCTCGACCGCCTTGCCAGCCTGGCCGAGGATACGATCCGCCGGGCCCGCGCCGCAGGCGCCTCCCAGGCCGAAGTCTCCGCCAGTGTCGACGTGGGCCTGAACGTGAACGTGCGCCTGGGTGAGGTGGAAACCGTGGAGCACACCCGCGACCGCGGGTTTTCCCTCACGGTGTTCTTTGGCCAGCGCAAGGGCTCGGCCAGCACGGCCGACCTGAACCCGGATTCCATCCAGGCCACGATCGACCAGGCCTGTGCCATCGCCCGCTTTACCGAGGAAGACCCGGCCGCCGGCCTGGCGGATGCCGACCGCATGGCCACGTCCTTCCCGGATCTGGACCTGTGGCATCCGTGGGACATCGACGTAGAGTCGGCCATCCGCCTCGGCTGCGACGTCGAAAATGCCGGTCGCGATCTCGATGGCATCACCAATTCCGATGGTGCCAGCGTCAATGCGGGGCAGAGCCTCTCCGTCTACGCCAACTCGCATGGCTTCCTGGGCCGCGAACGCGGCACCCGCCATTCGCTGTCGGTGGCGCTTATCGCCGGTGACGACGAAGGCATGCAGCGCGATTACTGGTATGACAGCGTGCGTGACGCCAGCCAGTTCATGGACGCCGCGGCGCTGGGCCGCAAAGCCGCCGAGCGCACGCTTTCGCGCCTGGACGCCCGCCGCCTCAGCACCCGTCAGGCGCCGGTGTTGTTCGCGCCGGAGATCTCCCGCTCCCTGATCGGCCACCTGCTCGGTGCGGTGAGCGGTGGCTCGCTGTACCGTCGCTCCAGCTTCCTGCTCGACCACGTGGGCAAGCAGGTGCTGCCGTCCTGGATGCGGATCGATGAGAAACCGCTCATCCCGGGTGGCTTCGGTTCCTCGGTTTTCGATGCCGAAGGTGTGGCCACGCTGGACTCGCCGCTCATCGTGGATGGCGTGCTCTCGCGCTATATCCTCGGCAGCTATTCGGCACGCAAGCTCGGCCTTTCGTCCACCGGCAATGCCGGCGGCGTGCATAACCTCGTGGTTGCCAACAGCGGCGAAGACTTCCAGGGCATGCTGAAAAAACTCGGCACCGGCCTGCTGGTCACCGAGGTGATGGGGCAGGGCGTTTCCATCATTACCGGCGATTATTCGCGTGGCGCGTCGGGTTTCTGGGTGGAAAACGGCGAAATCGCCTACCCGGTCGAAGAGATCACCATCGCTGCCAACCTGCGCGATATGTACGCCAACCTCGTGGCCGTGGGTGCCGATGTGGATCGCCGCTCGCACATCCTCACCGGCTCCTGGCTCATCGAAAACATGACCATCGCGGGCGAGTAG
- a CDS encoding DUF1653 domain-containing protein, protein MSIRVGYYRHFKGMPYRVLGTARHSETLEELVVYQALYGEHGLWVRPATMFAETVEHEGRVQPRFAFEGEEVQP, encoded by the coding sequence ATGAGCATCCGTGTCGGCTACTACCGCCACTTCAAGGGCATGCCCTACCGCGTGCTGGGCACCGCCCGGCACAGCGAAACCCTGGAGGAACTGGTCGTGTACCAGGCTCTCTACGGCGAGCACGGCCTGTGGGTACGCCCCGCGACCATGTTCGCGGAAACTGTTGAACACGAAGGCCGCGTGCAGCCGCGCTTTGCCTTCGAAGGTGAGGAGGTACAGCCATGA
- a CDS encoding NYN domain-containing protein, with protein sequence MATDVTVKLAVLIDADNARPAIVDGLLAEVAKYGTAHVKRIYGDWTGPNLNGWKAALLDHSIQPIQQFAYTSGKNATDSAMIIDAMDLLYAERFDGFCIVSSDSDFTRLASRIREAGLIVYGFGELKTPKAFVSACDKFIYTEVLVGAGEDEEKQPPAPLSVAELRGDTKLLNNVRNAIKDASDDNGWAALGGVGSILNKRMPDFDSRNYGYAKLSGLIHGIGLFDVEERQHGNAKHVYIKLRSKGK encoded by the coding sequence ATGGCCACCGACGTCACCGTTAAGCTCGCTGTCCTGATCGATGCGGATAATGCCCGCCCGGCGATCGTGGACGGCCTGCTGGCCGAGGTCGCAAAGTACGGCACCGCCCACGTCAAACGCATCTACGGCGACTGGACCGGCCCCAACCTCAACGGGTGGAAGGCGGCGCTCCTCGATCATTCCATCCAGCCCATCCAGCAGTTCGCCTATACCTCGGGCAAGAACGCCACGGATTCGGCCATGATCATCGACGCCATGGATTTGCTGTACGCCGAGCGCTTCGACGGTTTCTGCATTGTCTCCAGCGACAGCGATTTCACGCGGTTGGCGTCGCGCATCCGCGAGGCGGGCCTCATCGTGTACGGGTTCGGTGAACTGAAGACCCCCAAAGCCTTCGTGTCGGCATGCGACAAATTCATCTATACCGAAGTGCTCGTAGGCGCGGGCGAAGACGAGGAAAAACAGCCTCCCGCACCGCTGTCGGTCGCCGAATTGCGCGGCGACACCAAGCTGCTCAACAACGTACGCAACGCGATCAAGGATGCCTCCGACGATAACGGCTGGGCTGCGCTCGGCGGCGTCGGCAGTATCCTCAACAAGCGCATGCCGGATTTCGATTCGCGCAACTACGGTTACGCGAAGCTCAGTGGCCTCATCCATGGCATCGGCCTGTTCGATGTGGAAGAGCGCCAGCACGGCAACGCCAAGCACGTGTACATCAAGCTGCGTTCAAAAGGTAAATGA
- the tilS gene encoding tRNA lysidine(34) synthetase TilS, with translation MNLSLSDHLAAALADTDATPLVVAYSGGPDSTALLHALALQTPRPALRALHIDHGLHAESGLWAVHCRRFCESLDVPFESIRVSVDLSRGEGMEGAARRARRAAFTAALRPGERLVLAHHRDDQVETVLLKLMRGAGPEGLAGMRALRPLGAGYQWRPLLDVPRDALMDHVALHALDTIHDPSNDDPRVARAWLRGTVLPALREHWPHAAHSVVHSARLCGEAAACLRDGWLAAYTDLRGADGSLDAAGWLALPHAWRGPLLDHWLHSAGLSAPTTAQRETLERQAREAAAERLPLVGWLDTEVRVWRGRLWAMPRLRPFDATWSAPWRGEPLSLPGGGSLTLGGHRLHEPVTVRYRQGGESLKPVGDRHTRELRDLFQRAGIPPWERPRIPLVVTGETVLAVGDRWVSEAGHPRFESAGAAPLWHRND, from the coding sequence ATGAACCTGTCACTGTCCGACCACCTTGCCGCCGCGCTGGCGGATACCGACGCCACGCCGCTCGTCGTGGCCTATAGCGGCGGCCCGGATTCCACCGCGCTGCTGCATGCCCTGGCATTGCAAACGCCCCGGCCCGCCCTGCGCGCGCTGCATATCGACCACGGCCTGCACGCGGAGAGCGGGCTCTGGGCGGTCCATTGCCGGCGGTTCTGCGAATCACTGGATGTACCGTTCGAGTCCATCCGCGTGAGCGTCGATCTCAGCCGTGGCGAGGGCATGGAAGGTGCGGCACGCCGTGCGCGGCGCGCCGCGTTCACGGCCGCGCTGCGGCCCGGGGAGCGGCTTGTCCTGGCCCATCACCGCGATGACCAGGTGGAAACGGTGTTGTTGAAGCTCATGCGCGGGGCAGGTCCTGAAGGCCTCGCCGGCATGCGCGCGCTCCGCCCGCTCGGCGCGGGTTACCAGTGGCGTCCATTGCTGGACGTGCCGCGCGACGCCCTGATGGACCACGTCGCGCTACACGCCCTCGATACCATCCATGATCCGTCGAATGACGATCCGCGAGTCGCCCGTGCCTGGCTGCGCGGTACGGTGCTGCCTGCCCTGCGCGAGCATTGGCCGCATGCGGCCCACAGCGTCGTGCACAGCGCACGCCTGTGTGGCGAAGCGGCGGCCTGCTTGCGCGATGGCTGGCTCGCCGCCTATACCGACCTGCGCGGCGCGGACGGCAGTCTCGACGCCGCAGGCTGGCTAGCCCTGCCCCACGCCTGGCGTGGGCCGCTACTCGACCACTGGCTGCACAGTGCCGGCCTTTCCGCACCGACCACCGCACAGCGCGAGACCCTCGAACGCCAGGCCCGGGAAGCCGCCGCCGAACGCCTGCCGCTGGTCGGCTGGCTCGATACCGAGGTGCGGGTCTGGCGTGGACGCCTGTGGGCCATGCCGCGGCTGCGCCCCTTTGACGCCACCTGGTCAGCGCCCTGGCGCGGCGAGCCACTGTCCCTGCCAGGGGGCGGCTCGCTCACCCTCGGCGGCCACCGCCTGCATGAGCCCGTCACCGTGCGCTACCGCCAGGGCGGCGAAAGCCTCAAGCCCGTGGGTGATCGCCATACCCGCGAGCTCCGCGACCTGTTCCAGCGGGCGGGCATTCCGCCGTGGGAACGCCCGCGGATCCCGCTTGTCGTAACGGGTGAGACCGTGCTGGCCGTCGGCGACCGCTGGGTCAGCGAGGCGGGCCACCCCCGGTTCGAAAGCGCTGGCGCAGCCCCCCTGTGGCATCGCAACGATTGA
- the ispA gene encoding (2E,6E)-farnesyl diphosphate synthase, protein MTPASTDLPAPLKALAGRADDALARVLPGEDLPPTELHRAMRYAVLGGGKRLRPLLVYAAGHALGSDGPVLDAPACAVEIIHAYSLVHDDLPAMDDDDLRRGRPTCHIVFGEAMAILAGDALQALAFEILADDEPEGDDPAQRIAMLRTLGAACGAEGMAGGQAFDLSAVGRKLTLEELERMHAYKTGALIRASVRLGALAAGCRDQDLLERLDRYGHAVGLAFQVRDDILDIEGESAVIGKTAGKDAAADKPTFPSIIGLDASRARLAALVDEALEAISPLGARGEWLADLARYSAARGH, encoded by the coding sequence TTGACTCCCGCATCGACTGACCTGCCGGCGCCGCTGAAGGCGCTGGCCGGCCGGGCCGACGACGCGCTCGCGCGTGTGTTGCCCGGCGAAGACCTGCCCCCCACCGAACTGCACCGTGCCATGCGCTACGCCGTGCTGGGTGGTGGCAAGCGGCTGCGCCCGCTCCTCGTATACGCCGCAGGCCATGCGCTGGGCAGCGATGGCCCTGTGCTCGATGCGCCGGCTTGTGCCGTCGAGATCATCCACGCCTATTCGCTGGTCCACGACGACCTGCCGGCCATGGATGACGACGACCTGCGCCGCGGCCGGCCCACGTGCCACATCGTATTCGGCGAGGCCATGGCGATCCTCGCCGGGGATGCCCTGCAGGCTCTTGCCTTTGAAATCCTGGCGGATGACGAACCGGAAGGGGACGACCCCGCCCAGCGCATCGCCATGCTGCGTACGTTAGGTGCCGCCTGCGGTGCCGAAGGCATGGCCGGTGGCCAGGCGTTCGATCTTTCCGCCGTGGGCCGCAAGCTCACGCTCGAAGAACTCGAGCGCATGCACGCGTACAAGACCGGCGCGCTTATCCGCGCCTCGGTACGCCTGGGCGCCCTCGCGGCCGGCTGCCGCGACCAGGACCTGCTGGAACGCCTCGACCGCTATGGCCACGCCGTCGGCCTGGCCTTCCAGGTGCGCGACGACATCCTCGATATCGAGGGCGAATCGGCCGTGATCGGCAAAACCGCCGGCAAAGACGCCGCCGCGGACAAGCCCACCTTCCCGTCGATCATCGGCCTCGACGCCTCGCGCGCGCGGCTTGCCGCGCTCGTGGACGAAGCGCTGGAAGCGATCTCGCCGCTGGGTGCACGCGGTGAATGGCTGGCGGATCTGGCGCGGTATTCGGCAGCGCGCGGGCACTAA
- a CDS encoding DUF4870 domain-containing protein, producing MSTPSDQVPPSPPPAPPPPYEPVSPPSAAPSADDKNIAMLTHLSGLLFHVVVPLIVWLVFKDREDKQYLVREAKEALNFQITIVLAYFIGGILSIILIGGLVIFLAWIANLVFCIVAALKVSSDGTYRYPYCLRLIN from the coding sequence ATGAGTACCCCGTCCGATCAGGTTCCGCCGTCGCCGCCGCCTGCACCGCCGCCGCCGTATGAGCCGGTGTCACCCCCGTCCGCTGCGCCGAGCGCCGATGACAAGAACATCGCGATGCTCACGCACCTCTCCGGGCTGCTCTTCCATGTCGTCGTGCCGCTCATCGTGTGGCTGGTCTTCAAGGACCGCGAGGACAAGCAGTACCTCGTACGCGAGGCGAAGGAAGCCCTGAACTTCCAGATCACCATCGTGCTGGCCTATTTCATCGGCGGCATCCTCTCGATCATCCTGATCGGCGGCCTGGTGATCTTCCTGGCCTGGATCGCAAACCTCGTGTTCTGCATCGTCGCCGCGCTGAAGGTCAGCTCGGATGGCACCTACCGCTACCCGTATTGCCTGCGCCTGATCAACTGA
- a CDS encoding exodeoxyribonuclease VII small subunit has protein sequence MPKSPAAPAPVSSIAEFELSLDELEQLVTRMEGGELSLDDSLKSFERGIGLYRQCQTALEQAELRVRLLLDPEAPDTAEPFDSRID, from the coding sequence ATGCCGAAGTCCCCAGCCGCCCCCGCTCCCGTGTCGTCGATCGCCGAATTCGAGCTCTCGCTCGATGAGCTCGAGCAGCTCGTCACGCGCATGGAAGGCGGCGAGCTCAGCCTGGACGACTCGCTGAAATCTTTCGAGCGCGGCATCGGCCTCTACCGGCAGTGCCAGACGGCGCTGGAGCAGGCCGAACTACGCGTGCGCCTGCTGCTCGACCCCGAAGCCCCCGATACCGCCGAACCCTTTGACTCCCGCATCGACTGA
- a CDS encoding acetyl-CoA carboxylase carboxyltransferase subunit alpha, which produces MNPNFLEFEQPIAELEAKIEELRHASSGQAFNIDEEVARLREKLKLKTAEIFRNLSPWQISQLSRHPARPYTLDYIQGMCEEFHELKGDRMFADDQAIVGGLARINGRSIMVVGHQKGRDTKTKVKRNFGMPRPEGYRKALRLFKLAERFRMPVFTFIDTAGAWPGINAEERGQSEAIARNLLEMAELRVPVICTVTGEGGSGGALAIGVGDRVNMLQYSTYSVITPEGCASILWKSADKAKDAAEVMGLTAPRILENGLIDKIVREPLGGAHRNPQSMATRLKAVLLNQLDELEKLPVDALLEKRYQRLRGFGAFTE; this is translated from the coding sequence ATGAATCCCAACTTCCTCGAATTCGAACAACCCATCGCCGAACTGGAAGCGAAGATCGAAGAGCTTCGCCACGCCAGCAGTGGCCAGGCGTTCAATATCGATGAAGAAGTGGCCCGCCTGCGCGAGAAGCTGAAGCTGAAGACCGCTGAGATCTTCCGCAACCTCTCGCCGTGGCAGATCAGCCAGCTGTCGCGCCATCCGGCGCGCCCGTACACGCTCGATTACATCCAGGGCATGTGCGAAGAATTCCACGAGCTCAAGGGCGACCGCATGTTCGCGGACGACCAGGCCATCGTCGGTGGCCTGGCCCGCATCAACGGCCGCTCGATCATGGTCGTCGGCCACCAGAAGGGCCGCGATACCAAGACCAAGGTCAAGCGCAACTTCGGCATGCCGCGTCCCGAGGGCTATCGCAAGGCCCTGCGCCTGTTCAAGCTGGCCGAGCGCTTCCGCATGCCGGTGTTCACGTTCATCGACACGGCGGGCGCATGGCCCGGCATCAACGCCGAAGAGCGTGGCCAGTCCGAAGCCATTGCCCGCAACCTGCTGGAAATGGCCGAGCTGCGCGTGCCGGTCATCTGCACCGTCACCGGTGAAGGCGGCTCGGGCGGCGCACTCGCCATCGGCGTGGGCGATCGCGTGAACATGCTCCAGTACTCGACCTATTCGGTGATCACGCCGGAAGGCTGCGCCTCCATCCTGTGGAAGAGCGCCGACAAGGCGAAGGATGCGGCCGAGGTCATGGGCCTCACCGCGCCGCGCATCCTTGAGAACGGCTTGATCGACAAGATCGTGCGCGAGCCGCTGGGTGGCGCCCACCGTAACCCGCAGAGCATGGCCACGCGCCTGAAGGCCGTGCTGCTGAACCAGCTCGACGAGCTCGAAAAGCTGCCCGTCGATGCCCTGCTCGAAAAGCGCTACCAGCGCCTGCGTGGTTTCGGCGCCTTCACCGAGTAA